atttgacgagggtgttgggttgtcggaagcgcgggggaaaaggcgcggttcgaatctcccggctgaacacccgggtgcccggaggctctggtgactcacccctgtcgtgctcggggtcgaagcgtccaccccgtcgaggggtgtacctcctgccgtcgatgacgttgcgggcgtcgccgtcgccagcgtgcccgcgagtgtcacggattcgctcccttacgggaactctcccgatgcgctcgtgcaccgagggtgtcctcgcgccgggcgctacggctgctttgcccttcgccgctgggggtgtgtgcacggagacctcacggtcctggtgcgcagtcccatcacactgctccggggccttcgagcgcatgcgagacgcagaactctcggcctgctgcacggcagcttgctcgatgagctcctgtgcctcgcggcgcaggttgcggcccgaaggtgtcgatggctcgggcatagctttgagtaggtaagccgcagcgacgagcttctcgcccgccgtcttcagttccggagatttgtcgacgttgtcgtcggccaggatgcgctcccgggcaacacgtcccgccgcctgggcgtgtgcaccaggcacggcacgctgctgctcgagtgcggcgcgtagctcctgggtttgttgatgctgctcgtcgagcttggcttgaagctctttgagctgcgccagctgggcctgtcgcgccgccgagcttgacgaggaaggcGCTGCAGGCGGGTTCGCTGGTTGCTTTGCCCGCGCGCCCGCCCCGGCTTCCCCGTCGTTGCCTGGGGCGTTGTCattttgctcgtccgcaaggtccaccatgaagcactcccgggaaggatcgaaatccccctcattggagtcttcggagcaggtgaggcagtaggccgtcgccagctggaacgcgcggagagcgtcggggtcgcgggctccggagtagtcctcggcctccttggCTACGAAGTTggtcatgaagaagtcgatgtcgtcggcgatcgagcttgccgtctcggggtaggattcgtcaggagatgaCGCGATGGGGCTGCGAATCGACCGAAGATGATAACCCGGCAGATCCCCACGCTCGATGAAGTCAGCGACggttgacgaggcgtgggcggcagcgttgcgcatcccgaaggggaagggcgacgccgaagtcgagtcccccctgggaggcactagtgttgccgcaggcgatggtgccggcgcagatgacgccgaggcacgcgatGGCGAAACGGTTGCCCCATTGgtcgtgatgctgagttgcgacacgccagcctcgacccacgtgggggagctgtggcgtgccgcacgacgccgctccgcgcgtgcttgtcgcgaacgctgacccgagcgcctgttgcgccgggctggcgaagtcggagtgatgaggttgcgttcggaggagaggagctgcatgaggtaaccgttgccggttgtcctgaactcgagactcccgaacgagatcgcgcgtcccgctggaaacggatccgaaacacccatagggtatgggttcgatctgctcgccattcctggagatcaagtgggaaaaagagagaaaaagtcacgcagctcccctacctggcgcgccaactgtcggcgttccgacccgtggggcctgaatcccaactagtaaatgctgcgtgtttcctcgtcccagatgatgatgcaagaggcaatcacagtaacgcacggttttatcctggttccggccgcggggccgtacgtccagcaaagggggtgtgcgagggcactgtattatcttgcacccgaagtgctcgtagtaggggatacaagcgaggcgagagagggagagaagctcccaagtctctgctagaggtggagttggttgagatgagtgctcagtcgtGCTGAGAGTCCTCTGAGGGGGAGTTCAGAGAACTTACTTCCAACCTTTGATTGGAGAGAGTCGATCAGCCCCtccaaaaggaagcccaccctctccttttatagttgtaaggaggggcggcgtacatgagtgtaggggcgcggaagtcgtcgttttcccctgaatcgcgggtacagtggtcgagcactgtaggaagtgtactgtgggaaggcgacgcacgtcgccgtcatcctgggctccgtccttggtctcgtggagatggcggcggccgtcctgcagagtcccagcggtagtaatggcgtgggacggtcccggaccccctggtcggggtgcgagcgtgcgcgctagaaggtccgggggcgcgtggaagtcccggaccccacaagagggaggtccgggaccgtccgcGCATGCGGAGTGCCCCTCCCGGAAGGGCACGTGACATCgccagaccccttccccaggGGGAGGTGTgttcggatggttgatgtcggcgtGACAGTAatgggggcggcgccaacttgtcttgtaccgcgttgaatgctccacagtgctgctatagcggctggggtggcagagcggtgaccggggtcagtggacgggatgccggtcacatccactgcgggagtggcagtctgacgccgcccgtcctttgagccgtggcggagtagctggcctttaatgcctttgtacggcggtcggttgggcggcggggccacttgtcccttgtgccgacagatggcctcgagcgaggcggagattggccacccgctcgagggcaggtccgctgtcctcgagcgaggcggagactggccacccgctcgagggcaggtccgctgtcctcgagcgaggcggaaatgcgattgcgcggtcgagggtccgaggggagccctcgagcgaggcggagatgagtgacccgcccgagggtagattcgctaccctcgagcggggcggagattgttcggtgggcctgagaggggtgcgaatggcccacatgctgggcttctttgagtcctttcctctcttccagatttggaaggaggccgggggcctttgtgggcccagttgccttaacatgtgtttgtgttttcgaaagtggttttagtactccaattagggtgtccctaattgtggcacccgacaatgCTCTCACCCGATTCTAAAAATAGATTATTTTTAGGGACGGAAGAGAGGATGATCTGCatctaaaaatgtatttttagggacgggtcgTTTGCTACAATAGCTCAACTCTATTTGTAGCAACAGGTCCAATTTTAGTCCGccctaaaaaaaatttaaaatgttGCTATAAATCGTTTTTATAGTAGTGAGCCTGTTTAGAAGACCGTAGCTATATTTGCCATAAGTGCCATAGGTGCCATGACAAAgtaaattgaaccaaattaTAGTTTTGGTGGTTATTCAAACCATAGCTATATTTGAAGAGAGTAAATTGATCTTTTTCCaactaaatatttgattgtctCTAATTTATTCACAAAGTCTCTAACATATTTCACATTTGTAAAGTGTTGATCGAATTGGTATGTGATGACTGTGAAGTTTCCAAGATTTAGGGGAAGTCTCCTCATGATTATAACATGTTAtgtatcatatatattctactcttttctttttataagtTTTTCTCGTAAGGTTTCTCATAAGAAAACATCTAATGAGACAATATCGATATAAGAATATATGTCATATCTTCTATTTTCCTCTGGAGGTTCTTAAAGAAGATATCCAAAATATATTAAAGATGTGTATTGCTCTCTAAATTCTTAAGGAATTTAGTTTGAGCGATGGTCATATAtgctatattatttttttcttatttttcccaATGGATTTTGAAGTAGTTTTAATGATATATCTACATATATTCCTCGTATTTTTCTTATAGGGTTCTTGGAGGAATTTATAAATCAATTTTGACCTTAAGGATGGATTCGATAAGAGTGGTGTTAGAAATAATTTGGTGTGATCTCATCCACCGGGTGTCTATCCCAGCGTCCCTTCGGGTACCCCTTCCTTATGTACAAACTCTTGAGATCAATACTAGAATTCCATTCCAGTTTCATTTGTATCTTTCATTTACATTTGAGTACTACTACTCTAAACAATCTGTAGTGATAAGGAGTACATTTAGGGGTAAGTGTACGCGCATAAAAGTTTAAGAACATCATAACgatagaagaaaagaaaaataacatAGTACTAAAGTATTTGACCATTTGAAACCCAATATAGAGGAACGAAGAGTTTCACTTCCATATGGAGGAAATTATGTGCATCGATTCTAAAATCTAAAGAGAAAATTTTCCTGCTCTAGGGTTCCATCCAAACAAATTTCGTCCACGGAAGGCACATGCATGATTAGTCACACGAGCAGCTAgagatggcagcggatcgggttcggtgcgggtatccgcgggtttcggtttttcgggtttcgggtttggtgttggtttttcgcccacggttttcaggttcgggttcgggtttggtttcgggttcggtttcgggttttggtttccacccgtggatatccaatggatatccgaaataaattatttggaattaaaactcatgttttataatatattaatgataatttgtttacttagactattaaatttattgaaagttgggtcatgaaaatatttattatttgttacCTCTTGTTTATATatgtgaatatgtgtatatttatctgcaggtttcgggtatccattcgggtttcgggtatccgcgagtttggttttggtgatggatttccacccgaatcggtttcgggttcgggtttcgatttcgggtttcggttttgggtgcacggagactccacccgatccgaacccgacccgttgccattcTTACGAGCAGCCGATGAGGCTCGACATCCCATGATTTCAGCAGGGAAGGAAATCGCTTCGCTGCATATCGTGTGACATCCCGATCCAATAAAGATGAATTTTATTTCACTAGTAGTCCAAGTATGAGTGACACGACATGTGTAGGGAGTTGtcccaccttgctagttgaggGTGGGGCTCACCAATATATAAACCCAAGTGCCAAGTGCATTTTCAACTCCCAGGTAACCCTATTACGCGAAGCAATGATGAAAGCGTAAGCAAGGTGATGCGAGTGCGTGTTTTCCAGGCGCATACGGGTCAGATGCACATGCATGATGCGCATGACGTGTGGGCTCATGTATGGTCAAGGTATGGCACATGTGCCGCGTGGGGCCATGTATGAACGTGGCCAGGGAAGTCGATGGTGAACCTGTCCCAAGGTTCGTCAACCTGTCACTAGTATGAAAGCAAACTACATTTCACTACAAGAAATCCCTTAAACTATAATGATCAAATTTTGTCACAGATCACTAAAAAACCGTAAAACAGTATTGGTGATGATCTCAACTTTTGTCATATATTGAGTGTCATAGATTACATATCGTGATGTTTTAACCGAAATCGTCACAGATTAGCTCAATCCACGATGTTTTTGAAACATCATAAAATAGCCTTAGCTCCGTTCCACCTAGCCGAGGTCCAttatctatgacgaaaataaatGTCACGGATTCGATTGCCAAGTCACAGACGTCCACATGGCTGATGGCATGGCTGCTGATGTGGATAGAGGGGATGATGTGGCACTGACATGGCTAATGATGTGGTGCTAACATGGCCGATGACGTAGTGCTGACGTGGCCAATAGTGTGGAAAATTGTGATGATGTGGCTAATGTCATCAACACCGCAACCCATTTATGGATGGGCCCAATTCAACAATACACAGCCTGCTATATAAAAAATTAGCCCACTAGTTTTCCTACCCCATATAGCATCCAGCCTAGAAAtcacaacaaacaaaaaataaaacccATTTTCAAGAGATTGCGTCAATTGCTTAATTAGTACAACAATTAATTAAACAGTACACAATATTTATATTTACATATTGCACAAATATTAGACAGGCACAGAACAACACTTTTGTAGCACTTTGTAGGCTATCAATAATTTTCCTCCACTCCAAGTGATCTGGTAgataataaatctaattagtacATGGAACGTGGAAGGGCACAAAGCTTGGCCAAGCTGTGGCACAGGAAAATGAAAACGAGAAATCAACAATTTAAGAAAAGGAGATGCTGACAAGATTTTAGAAATTCACAAGAGAATGTTTAAAATTAACAAAGCCATGGAGCTCTCTAATCCACCTTTAACATGAAGTAGTAatcaattaaaaaaataatcccAGGAGACAAGCAGTTCTTAATACATATCTAATGCAagagttgaaaaaaaaagaaatggagcAAAACAAACTGGATTATGTGTCTTGGTAGAAAATGCATTCCATTGCCGTGTTTTTGTTACTTTCACTCTATTCAAATCTTTATCAAGAGTATTGATCGAAGCTAAGCATGTTTGTGATAGCAATGATAAACTGTGAGGTTGCTTCCTCATAGTTCCACTCTCATCACCAGAAATATGCAGTTACAGAAAATTATATGTTTGTAAAACTAGTTGTCACGGGTGAAGTTTCAAAGTCAACTCCAGAAGCAACATGTAGAGCTAATATTGTTCACGGGTAGAAAGAGAAACTTTTACAATCAGATTGGTAAACCCAGTTAGCCAATTCAACATATATAAgcccaatattttttttttacatgtaATAGACTAGACATCTAAACTCTCAGGCAGTGATTTCAAGAATTTTTGAACATATTTGGTGTTTTTTGtcaattaaatgaatttttgtgTGCTTGTTGAAAGTAATTCTAATTTCTAAGTTGAACCGTGTGTACCTACAAAAAATGTtcaaaaatttgtagaaaaattatatttagacTCATACGTTCCATTCTAGCCCATGTCTTGGAGATGCATGAAATATTCAATTATCTCCTAGAGACAATCTCTAAATATAATAGTTAGAACAATATCAAAGTTTTGTCAAACAAATTCTACAAATTGACGTGGCGATATTTTTTTGGTCCATAAGCTTATAATACAAAATTGAAATGATTTTAATTAAATGGTTTCTTACATTGTTCACAACTGGATAAATCTCTCATATAGTTTGTTACAAGTCAAGTCAAATTTTGGGATTTGAATATCTCGTAACATTTTTTTATCTCGTATGCACCTCAGATTTGGACACCTTATGTTTACCATAATATTAGACAATATTAAGTTACATGAGCAATTGTTATACAAaaacatatttttcttttctctatttAGGCGTAAGAAAACGAGCTATATAAAAAAGATCCAAGGAATAGCAATtaacacacaaacaaacactatTAAATGAAAGGTCctgattttataaaaaaaaatacagaaaAAAACAGCCAAATTTAGAATTCTTATGTGTGAAATGTGAAAATTTTGGATGTCTCGAGAGTTCATATGAGAGTTCTTAATTGCAATAGATGGGTTTAATTTAAGCCTACATGATTTGTTGGAGGTGGCATACTAATATGCAAATAATAAAGATAATATATTTGAATTGGGAGATGTAACATAACAATACAGAAATAAGGAAAAAAATTGTGATGCCGAGGAGGTCGAACCATTACGCTACACCccctcatcttcttctccgcCGCACCCCCTTCCTCGCCCCCCTCGATAGATCCGGCGGCTGGGTGGCGGAACATGGTAACGGCGGCGTGGGGAACGCGCGCCGGCAGGTACGCCGCGCTTCCCCCTCTTCGGCGCCCAGTGCTGGGGAATGCGACTGCGGCGGCCCCTCCAACATCCGGCGCGTAGTCATCGATGTGACGATCTCAAGCACTGAGGAGGCGACGGTGAGAGAGCCCATCTGCGTGCGACCTCACGAAGAAGCAGAGCAAGTGAATGCTCACTAGAACTTGTTGGTAGTTAAGTTTCAACTCGTCATTTTACTGCTTCCAATTGACTTGCCTTTTATTTGTCAATTCAATTCCTCAATTGTGCATTGAAAGGTGTATGGGAATATTGCTTAACATATCCTAGCAATCAAAGCTACTCTGAACAAAATAGAGAAAGGGGAGGCTACATCATATACTGCCAATTTAACTTTTCCCATATGTGCTGTGTGCTCCCACTGTATAAAATGAAATTGGCATTTCCTTGATAGATGTAGCCATGTAGGAGATATGACCAGCACTGGTCAACTCAATAGTAAACATAGAATTGATATGAGCTTATTTCATCACTGATAAACTGAAACTGCTACTTTTTTTTCCTAAGCTTTCCAAAAACAAGTTTGATATGAGCTGATTGAATTGGAAGTGGCAGCAGGTTCCCCTGTTTGCCCGATTTCCTGTTGCTCAACTGAAATTGACATGCTTTACTTGTCGCAGGGGCCTCTTCAGAAGATCTGGGACCTGAACAATGAGATAGCCGCCTCAGAAGTCAAGATCAGTGTGCGTACTGTTAAGCTTGAGAAGGAGAAAGCAAAGAAGAAAGCACT
The genomic region above belongs to Panicum virgatum strain AP13 chromosome 8N, P.virgatum_v5, whole genome shotgun sequence and contains:
- the LOC120686183 gene encoding uncharacterized protein LOC120686183; the encoded protein is MPRRSNHYATPPHLLLRRTPFLAPLDRSGGWVAEHGNGGVGNARRQVRRASPSSAPSAGECDCGGPSNIRRVVIDVTISSTEEATGPLQKIWDLNNEIAASEVKISVRTVKLEKEKAKKKALQRALAKAYREASKM